One window of the Chitinimonas sp. BJYL2 genome contains the following:
- a CDS encoding DUF2189 domain-containing protein, translated as MPRPRLNTEKALAESRSFGHKYVPLLRPLGWLARGWRDLWTCPLPSLLHGVLSAVFGLLLLWWARDRFWLLAGAFSGFLLVAPVVATGLYAISRDIERRRKPGFDSVRRAWRPDNGRLVIFGMLLALAGTGWVLTSASLVTGFAPAPIDKPVDFLRHVVLSEHSLLFEAWLALGAVLAAPVFASSVVAIPLLLDHKVSVLAAVFTSWRVVMAYPAPVALWAALLMGLTLLGMVTAMLGLIVIVPWLGHASWHAYRDLVDTRGLPSTEP; from the coding sequence ATGCCTCGTCCCCGACTCAACACCGAAAAAGCGCTGGCGGAATCGCGAAGCTTTGGTCACAAGTACGTTCCTTTGCTACGCCCCCTGGGCTGGTTAGCCAGAGGCTGGCGCGATCTATGGACCTGCCCGCTGCCCTCGCTGCTGCATGGTGTCTTATCTGCGGTGTTCGGTTTGCTGTTGCTCTGGTGGGCGAGGGATCGATTCTGGTTGCTGGCGGGGGCATTCAGCGGATTTTTGCTGGTGGCACCGGTTGTGGCGACGGGCCTGTATGCGATCAGCCGGGATATCGAGCGTCGCCGTAAACCGGGTTTTGATTCGGTTCGCCGCGCGTGGCGACCGGATAATGGTCGGCTGGTGATCTTTGGCATGCTGCTCGCACTGGCGGGAACCGGCTGGGTGCTGACCTCGGCCTCCTTGGTGACCGGCTTTGCACCGGCTCCGATCGATAAACCCGTCGATTTCCTGCGACATGTCGTGCTGAGCGAGCACTCCTTGCTGTTCGAGGCCTGGCTCGCCTTGGGCGCGGTGCTGGCAGCGCCGGTATTTGCGTCCAGCGTGGTGGCGATCCCCTTGTTGCTGGACCACAAGGTCAGCGTACTTGCGGCTGTTTTTACCAGCTGGCGCGTCGTGATGGCGTATCCGGCACCGGTGGCTTTGTGGGCCGCCTTGCTGATGGGCTTGACCCTGCTTGGCATGGTGACGGCCATGCTGGGCCTGATCGTCATCGTGCCCTGGCTGGGCCATGCAAGCTGGCATGCATACCGCGATCTGGTTGATACGCGCGGCTTACCGTCTACGGAGCCATGA
- a CDS encoding cysteine dioxygenase family protein codes for MKTALKSMTSPALDHFINQATAFGRQPSEPADCVLTLAPLMLALIDSAETFLTPQHYQSSADTYTRNLIYRAPDDSLSLYAIVWLPGQWTPVHDHGSWGVVGVVEGILEERSYVRLTPDRGADEEIDLARGGIVLLGRGAVTSFVPNPDHIHITGVPANRQRAVSLHLYGRTMNDFNLYDVEGRTRRRISVAHNES; via the coding sequence ATGAAGACAGCACTCAAGTCCATGACCTCACCCGCGCTCGATCACTTCATCAACCAAGCCACTGCCTTCGGTCGCCAGCCATCCGAACCTGCCGATTGCGTCCTGACGCTCGCGCCACTGATGCTGGCACTGATCGACAGCGCCGAGACTTTCCTGACACCTCAGCACTACCAAAGCAGCGCCGACACTTACACACGGAACCTGATATACCGGGCACCGGACGACAGTCTGTCCCTCTACGCCATCGTCTGGTTACCCGGCCAGTGGACACCCGTGCATGACCACGGCAGCTGGGGGGTGGTGGGGGTGGTCGAAGGCATACTCGAAGAGCGCAGCTATGTGCGCCTGACGCCGGATCGCGGCGCGGATGAAGAGATTGATCTCGCTCGCGGCGGCATTGTGCTACTGGGGCGTGGCGCGGTAACCAGCTTCGTACCGAATCCCGATCACATCCACATCACCGGGGTGCCCGCAAACCGTCAGCGTGCCGTAAGCCTGCATCTTTACGGACGGACCATGAACGACTTCAATCTCTATGACGTTGAAGGTCGCACCCGTCGCCGGATTTCCGTTGCCCATAACGAGAGCTGA
- a CDS encoding helix-turn-helix transcriptional regulator, with translation MSDPLSRTFAALADPTRRAMLARLASGKLTVSELAAPFDMSLPAVTKHLKVLERAGLIARERDAQRRPCEIRAMPLREASDWIAQYRDHWEARLNQLDAYLIALQMQEDLQTHSTADPKKRN, from the coding sequence ATGTCGGATCCGCTGAGCCGTACCTTTGCTGCGCTGGCAGACCCCACTCGTCGGGCCATGCTGGCGAGGCTGGCATCAGGCAAGCTGACCGTGAGTGAGCTTGCCGCACCGTTTGATATGAGTCTGCCGGCTGTGACCAAACATCTGAAGGTACTTGAGCGAGCCGGTTTGATTGCACGGGAGCGGGATGCACAACGGCGACCCTGTGAGATCCGTGCGATGCCCCTCAGGGAAGCAAGCGACTGGATTGCCCAGTATCGTGATCACTGGGAGGCTCGCCTCAATCAGCTTGATGCTTATCTCATTGCGCTGCAGATGCAGGAAGACCTGCAAACCCATTCCACGGCAGACCCCAAAAAGAGGAACTGA
- a CDS encoding VOC family protein, with protein MARVSTYLNFPRETEAAFLFYQQVFGTTFTMPIKRFRDIPAHPDQPPMAAADLDLVMHVELPILGGHLLMGTDAPESMGFKVIMGNNQYINLETDTRQQTEELFAALAEGGVVEMPLQDMFWGAYFGSLTDKFGLRWMFNCAL; from the coding sequence ATGGCACGCGTCAGCACCTACCTGAATTTTCCTCGCGAAACCGAAGCGGCGTTTCTGTTCTACCAACAAGTATTCGGTACGACATTCACCATGCCTATCAAGCGGTTCCGGGACATTCCGGCACACCCTGATCAGCCGCCCATGGCGGCGGCGGACTTGGACCTGGTCATGCATGTGGAGTTGCCCATACTGGGTGGCCATTTGCTGATGGGGACGGATGCACCGGAGTCCATGGGGTTCAAGGTCATCATGGGTAACAACCAGTACATCAACCTGGAGACCGATACCCGTCAACAGACCGAGGAGCTGTTCGCAGCTCTGGCTGAGGGTGGCGTGGTGGAGATGCCCTTGCAGGACATGTTCTGGGGGGCGTACTTCGGTAGCCTGACCGACAAGTTCGGGTTGCGCTGGATGTTCAACTGCGCCCTATAG
- a CDS encoding ABC transporter substrate-binding protein has translation MVTGTGYAPYADSSLPDGGLATEVVKQALLLSDVSITLEWQPWARNLATTAAGRHWGTFPYRRTPERERDFLFSDPIFESQERIFGHAALQLDGSRLSTLTGRRICLPLGWSAPEPIAKLVEAGQITVEKPVDIQACLRMIVAKRVDFFVTDLTQGKANLRQEMVPNVVLHPGVVGTSAYHLIASRNQEKTPWLIDRFNKGLSRLKAQGRYRQLLQKYGHE, from the coding sequence TTGGTCACTGGTACGGGCTATGCCCCTTATGCCGACAGCAGCCTGCCCGATGGCGGGCTGGCTACCGAGGTGGTCAAACAGGCGCTGCTACTCTCTGATGTCTCGATCACGTTGGAGTGGCAACCATGGGCTCGCAATCTTGCCACTACGGCTGCAGGCCGACACTGGGGCACTTTTCCTTATCGGCGCACCCCGGAGCGAGAACGTGACTTTTTGTTTTCCGATCCGATTTTTGAATCACAAGAGCGCATCTTCGGTCATGCCGCATTGCAGCTGGACGGCAGCCGCCTTAGTACGCTGACCGGTCGCCGCATTTGTCTGCCACTTGGTTGGTCAGCTCCGGAGCCGATCGCGAAACTGGTTGAAGCCGGTCAGATCACCGTCGAAAAGCCCGTCGATATTCAGGCCTGCTTGCGAATGATCGTCGCCAAGCGGGTGGACTTTTTTGTCACCGATCTCACCCAAGGCAAGGCCAACCTGCGGCAGGAGATGGTGCCGAATGTCGTCTTGCATCCAGGCGTAGTCGGAACCTCGGCCTACCACTTGATCGCCTCTCGCAACCAGGAAAAAACGCCCTGGTTGATCGATCGCTTCAATAAGGGCCTCTCGCGCTTGAAAGCGCAGGGGCGTTATCGACAGCTTCTACAGAAATATGGGCATGAGTAA
- a CDS encoding peroxiredoxin, whose protein sequence is MALRINDLVPDFTAETDQGSIRFHDWIGDGWAILFSHPKDFTPVCTTEFGAVAQLAAEWAKRGTKVIGVSVDGVEAHKKWKGDIEAVAGAKAGFPIIADEGLAVSKAFDMLPAEAYLPDGRTAADTATVRSVFIIGPDKKLKLSMTYPMSVGRNFAEVLRALDALQLTYNVPLATPANWTTGQDVIVALALNDDQAREKYGQIDIKLPYLRTTKAPK, encoded by the coding sequence ATGGCTTTGCGTATCAATGATCTTGTCCCCGATTTCACCGCCGAGACCGACCAAGGCAGCATCCGGTTTCATGACTGGATTGGTGATGGCTGGGCCATCCTGTTTTCGCATCCCAAGGATTTCACGCCGGTCTGCACCACCGAGTTCGGCGCTGTCGCCCAGTTGGCGGCGGAATGGGCCAAGCGTGGCACCAAGGTGATCGGTGTGTCGGTCGATGGCGTGGAAGCCCACAAGAAGTGGAAGGGCGATATCGAAGCCGTTGCCGGCGCCAAGGCGGGTTTCCCCATCATTGCCGATGAGGGGCTGGCCGTGTCCAAGGCCTTCGACATGCTGCCGGCCGAGGCCTATCTGCCCGATGGCCGTACCGCTGCCGATACGGCTACCGTACGGTCGGTGTTCATTATCGGACCGGACAAGAAGCTCAAGCTGTCCATGACCTACCCTATGTCGGTGGGCCGCAACTTTGCCGAAGTGCTGCGCGCACTCGACGCCCTGCAACTGACTTACAACGTGCCACTGGCCACGCCGGCCAACTGGACGACGGGCCAGGACGTGATCGTGGCGCTGGCGCTCAATGATGACCAAGCGCGTGAGAAATACGGCCAGATCGACATCAAGCTGCCCTATCTGCGTACGACCAAAGCACCGAAGTAA
- a CDS encoding DUF2788 domain-containing protein — MMFGFSEEQIAQFGLTFGVGAFMLYMVFIILQLARESKAGRFGTFVLLLGLGVGLIGFVAKGVIKYLLGDVGG, encoded by the coding sequence ATGATGTTTGGTTTCAGTGAAGAACAGATCGCCCAGTTCGGCCTGACCTTCGGGGTCGGTGCCTTCATGCTTTATATGGTGTTCATCATTTTGCAGCTGGCGCGCGAATCCAAGGCGGGTCGGTTCGGCACCTTTGTCTTGCTGCTGGGTCTGGGGGTGGGGCTGATCGGCTTTGTGGCCAAGGGGGTAATCAAGTATCTGCTGGGCGATGTGGGGGGATAG
- a CDS encoding transporter, which translates to MHRFRPWILSAAVLLTLPLSAQATERNQLRALPGLPGFDLTAPLLPGMYFQTNYQHYSADKLNGDNGEPTVLPTPQPGVSARLDGKVSADVLALRGTWLSESTWGDGKLGLSMTVPLVRTELRMKPTLIGGPVLPAVSAAIAAQAAAASGKRSGVGDVEIAPFVDFQSDESRTTLALAVVAPTGRYDSQRPVNAGAGDFWTFRPVVTVARVFENGWELGARTSYSINTENRDTDYRSGQYLHSDLSALYAVSDTLKAGLAGYIIYQTTDDKGPGAAANGNRARAFGLGPTISWQAESGEWALESKFLKEFNTRNRPEGNTFWTRLFIRVN; encoded by the coding sequence ATGCACCGTTTTCGCCCATGGATTCTGAGCGCAGCCGTTTTGCTGACGCTGCCTCTCTCGGCGCAAGCCACCGAGCGCAACCAACTGCGTGCTCTGCCGGGCCTGCCCGGTTTTGACCTGACGGCACCGCTGCTGCCGGGCATGTATTTTCAGACCAACTACCAACATTATTCGGCGGACAAGCTCAATGGCGATAACGGTGAGCCTACCGTTCTGCCCACACCTCAGCCCGGTGTATCTGCCCGGCTGGATGGCAAGGTGAGTGCCGATGTCTTGGCTCTGCGTGGCACCTGGCTGTCGGAATCCACTTGGGGCGATGGCAAGCTGGGCTTGTCGATGACCGTGCCGCTTGTGCGCACCGAGCTGCGCATGAAGCCCACCTTGATCGGTGGCCCCGTACTGCCGGCTGTCTCTGCTGCAATCGCAGCTCAGGCTGCCGCAGCTTCGGGCAAACGCAGTGGGGTGGGGGATGTGGAGATCGCGCCGTTTGTCGACTTCCAGTCGGATGAGTCGCGTACGACTTTGGCATTGGCAGTCGTGGCGCCCACGGGTCGGTACGATAGCCAGCGCCCTGTGAATGCGGGTGCGGGTGATTTCTGGACATTCCGTCCCGTGGTAACGGTGGCGCGTGTGTTCGAAAACGGTTGGGAGCTTGGTGCACGTACCAGCTACTCGATCAACACCGAAAATCGTGACACCGATTACCGCTCCGGCCAGTACCTGCATTCCGATCTGTCGGCGCTGTATGCGGTGAGCGATACGCTCAAGGCCGGCCTGGCGGGCTACATTATCTACCAGACGACGGATGACAAAGGCCCCGGCGCTGCCGCCAACGGTAATCGTGCCCGCGCCTTTGGCTTGGGACCGACGATTTCCTGGCAGGCAGAGAGTGGTGAATGGGCGCTGGAGAGCAAGTTCCTCAAGGAATTCAATACGCGTAACCGCCCTGAGGGCAACACGTTCTGGACCCGCCTGTTCATTCGTGTGAACTGA
- the crcB gene encoding fluoride efflux transporter CrcB: MLYSIAAISLGAALGALARWLLGNTLNALFPAIPPGTLVANLVGGYCIGIAMAVFAQHPGLSPEWRLFVVTGFLGGLTTFSTFSAEVTTLIQQGRVAMASGAIALHVTGSLLATLAGLASVRWWQAGHTG; the protein is encoded by the coding sequence ATGTTGTACTCCATCGCCGCGATCAGCCTCGGTGCTGCGCTTGGTGCGCTTGCCCGATGGCTGCTTGGCAATACCCTCAATGCCCTGTTTCCAGCCATCCCGCCTGGCACCTTGGTCGCCAATCTCGTCGGCGGCTACTGCATCGGCATCGCCATGGCCGTTTTTGCCCAGCATCCGGGCCTCTCGCCGGAATGGCGCCTGTTTGTGGTGACAGGATTCCTGGGCGGGCTGACGACCTTCTCCACCTTTTCGGCCGAGGTGACCACGCTGATCCAGCAAGGCCGGGTCGCCATGGCAAGTGGCGCCATTGCACTGCATGTGACGGGGTCCTTGCTGGCCACGCTGGCGGGGCTGGCCTCGGTGCGCTGGTGGCAGGCCGGGCATACTGGCTGA
- a CDS encoding TrkA family potassium uptake protein has product MSNVFRKLLLFSVLITVLMSGGTLGYVLIEGWSWFDGLYMTLITLATIGYGETHALSDAGRLFTMVLILFGSGLLVYAITLLTVMVVEGEIANALKGVRMRSAIAKLNGHTVICGYGSTGKHVVDEFGRLGREMVVIERDTHLVNALRARGLLCVEGDATQESTLEKAGILHASGLVACLHNDADNLFVSLSARGLNPNLRIVAKALEESSHRKLRAVGADAVVMPNYIGGLRLVAEMLRPGATTLLDLMLHRHDQNILAEELAISDQSAVLGNPLSTLGIHDWRGVSLVAVQSDNGQYLFNPPDDYCLQRGDVLVLMGESTRVTAFADSLR; this is encoded by the coding sequence GTGAGCAACGTTTTTCGAAAACTGCTGCTGTTCTCCGTGCTGATTACCGTGCTCATGAGCGGCGGTACGCTGGGCTATGTGCTGATTGAAGGTTGGTCATGGTTTGACGGCCTTTACATGACACTGATTACCCTGGCGACCATCGGTTACGGCGAGACCCACGCACTGAGCGATGCGGGCCGTCTGTTCACCATGGTGTTGATCCTGTTTGGGTCGGGCTTGCTGGTATACGCCATCACCCTGCTGACGGTGATGGTGGTGGAAGGCGAGATTGCAAATGCGCTGAAAGGAGTCAGGATGCGAAGTGCCATCGCCAAACTGAACGGACATACCGTGATTTGCGGTTACGGCAGCACCGGCAAACATGTGGTCGATGAATTCGGCCGCCTGGGACGGGAGATGGTGGTGATCGAGCGCGATACTCATCTGGTCAACGCTTTGCGCGCTCGCGGTCTGCTTTGTGTTGAAGGCGACGCCACGCAGGAGAGCACCCTGGAGAAAGCGGGCATCCTGCATGCCAGCGGCCTGGTCGCCTGCCTGCATAACGATGCCGACAATCTCTTCGTCTCGCTGAGCGCACGCGGACTGAATCCGAACCTGCGTATCGTGGCCAAAGCACTGGAAGAAAGCTCTCACCGGAAACTACGCGCCGTCGGTGCCGACGCTGTCGTGATGCCCAACTATATCGGTGGTTTGCGGCTCGTAGCCGAAATGCTCCGTCCCGGCGCAACTACCTTGCTGGATCTGATGTTGCACCGTCACGACCAGAATATCCTGGCAGAGGAGCTGGCCATATCGGATCAATCAGCCGTGCTGGGTAATCCACTCAGTACACTGGGCATACACGATTGGCGGGGGGTCAGCCTCGTGGCGGTGCAGTCGGACAACGGGCAGTACCTGTTCAACCCACCGGATGACTATTGCCTGCAACGCGGTGACGTGCTCGTACTGATGGGCGAATCCACCAGGGTAACCGCGTTTGCCGACTCACTGAGATAG
- a CDS encoding ABC transporter substrate-binding protein yields MKLTFAAVTLAITCLAVSAEPLPLVTGNDYAPFADQKLPEGGMTVELVKAALKESKVEFAIHWQPWARGLHETRSGKFAATFPYLKTPEREQDFLYSRPIYAIEDWLFAKPNAGLDPNNLGSLEGKKICLPLGWAPAAKLVPMIKSGAIKQEQPKDISTCVRMVSAGRADFFVTDQFQGSAAIAGTGVTNVTKSSYSVGSAALYLITSKSFSQGKSLIDAFNQGLAALKKSGEFDRIVAKHTK; encoded by the coding sequence ATGAAGCTGACTTTTGCTGCTGTCACCTTGGCTATCACCTGCTTGGCCGTGTCGGCCGAGCCACTCCCCCTAGTCACCGGTAACGACTACGCACCCTTTGCCGACCAAAAGTTACCCGAAGGCGGCATGACGGTAGAACTGGTCAAAGCGGCGCTGAAGGAATCCAAAGTCGAATTTGCCATTCATTGGCAGCCTTGGGCTCGTGGCCTGCACGAGACTCGCTCTGGTAAGTTTGCCGCTACTTTTCCTTACCTGAAGACGCCTGAGCGGGAGCAAGATTTCCTGTATTCGAGGCCGATTTATGCCATTGAAGACTGGCTATTTGCCAAACCAAACGCCGGTCTCGATCCAAATAATCTGGGATCACTGGAAGGAAAGAAGATCTGCCTCCCCTTGGGTTGGGCTCCTGCTGCGAAATTGGTACCCATGATCAAATCCGGCGCCATCAAGCAGGAGCAGCCAAAAGATATTTCAACCTGCGTGCGCATGGTTTCAGCAGGGAGAGCTGATTTCTTTGTCACCGATCAGTTCCAAGGCAGCGCCGCCATTGCCGGCACTGGCGTGACCAACGTGACGAAAAGCAGCTACTCTGTTGGCAGTGCGGCACTCTACCTCATCACCAGCAAGTCCTTTTCCCAGGGTAAGAGCCTGATTGATGCTTTTAATCAAGGCCTCGCTGCTTTGAAGAAGAGCGGTGAGTTTGATCGTATCGTGGCCAAACACACCAAATGA
- a CDS encoding SRPBCC family protein — protein sequence MAINPKLDLELVREIDVPIELVWKAWTDPQHLMKWFTPKPWETVACELDLRPGGRFFTVMRSPEGQDYPGEGCYLAVESPTRLIWTNALLPGYRPNPQKSGEHCGDFHFTAELILERLPQGTRYIARVFHADEEGRKRHEDMGFHDGWGAALDQLVAWAKSQ from the coding sequence ATGGCGATCAATCCGAAGCTTGACCTAGAGCTGGTCCGTGAGATCGACGTACCCATCGAACTGGTCTGGAAAGCATGGACTGACCCGCAGCATTTGATGAAATGGTTTACCCCCAAGCCGTGGGAGACCGTGGCCTGTGAGCTGGACCTGCGTCCCGGTGGGCGATTCTTTACGGTAATGCGCTCCCCCGAGGGGCAGGACTATCCGGGGGAGGGATGCTATCTGGCCGTGGAGTCGCCAACCCGGCTGATCTGGACCAATGCATTGCTGCCGGGCTATCGGCCCAATCCCCAAAAGAGCGGGGAGCACTGCGGCGATTTCCACTTTACTGCCGAGTTGATCCTTGAGCGCTTGCCGCAGGGTACGCGTTATATTGCGCGGGTATTTCATGCCGACGAAGAGGGCCGCAAGCGCCACGAGGACATGGGGTTTCACGATGGCTGGGGTGCGGCGCTGGATCAGCTTGTGGCGTGGGCCAAGTCGCAGTAG
- a CDS encoding chalcone isomerase family protein — protein MRRPTLLMKSLRATLALCMAGTVLAATYSVNNIKFEDSAVVYGQKLVLNGASASTILSAKATVVGLYLAQKQTTPEGVAAVKGAKRIMLVALKDISSKDLGNVLVDRIRQNASQEEVNANVGQIIQIGSIFGRVPKLKKDDVVYIDWNPQLKHTQFLLNDKPLGDPMVGDSFYAMFTKVWLGPKVRAQTRNNLLGQGEPLKEAD, from the coding sequence ATGCGCCGACCAACCCTCCTGATGAAAAGCCTGCGTGCCACCTTAGCGCTGTGCATGGCTGGCACCGTGCTGGCCGCCACCTACAGCGTCAACAACATCAAGTTTGAAGACAGTGCCGTGGTATACGGCCAGAAGCTGGTACTCAACGGTGCATCCGCGTCCACCATCCTGTCCGCCAAGGCCACCGTAGTCGGCCTTTACCTTGCACAAAAGCAAACCACACCGGAAGGCGTCGCTGCGGTGAAGGGTGCGAAGCGCATCATGCTGGTCGCGCTCAAGGACATCTCGAGCAAAGATCTGGGTAACGTACTGGTCGATCGCATCCGCCAGAACGCAAGCCAGGAAGAGGTAAATGCCAACGTCGGCCAGATCATCCAGATCGGTTCCATCTTTGGTCGCGTACCCAAGCTCAAAAAGGATGACGTGGTCTATATCGACTGGAACCCGCAACTCAAGCACACGCAGTTCCTCCTCAACGACAAACCCCTGGGCGATCCGATGGTGGGGGACTCGTTCTACGCCATGTTCACCAAAGTCTGGCTGGGCCCCAAGGTGCGTGCACAGACGCGCAACAATCTTCTTGGACAAGGTGAACCGCTTAAAGAAGCGGATTAA
- a CDS encoding transposase, giving the protein MLGRARICIPGVPIYLIQRGNNWQACFFADEDYLAYLDWLREYGDKAGCDVHGYVLMTNHVHVLVSSYIVDGAGALMKALGQRYVQYVNRTYRRSGNLWEGRFRACLVQADTYLLACQRYIELNPIRAAMVAHPAEYRWSSYSANAQGGEYPLITPHPVYSALGHDASARQTAYRELFRHELDPGLVDEIRQATSGNYALGDARFGEQIGLMLGRRVVRGKAGRPTKAKVPDSHRLF; this is encoded by the coding sequence ATGCTTGGTCGTGCCCGCATCTGTATCCCCGGTGTGCCAATTTATCTGATTCAGCGCGGCAATAACTGGCAGGCCTGTTTCTTTGCGGATGAAGACTATTTGGCTTATCTGGATTGGCTTAGGGAGTACGGGGACAAGGCAGGCTGTGACGTGCATGGCTATGTACTGATGACCAACCATGTTCACGTGTTGGTGTCGTCGTATATCGTAGATGGGGCGGGAGCCTTGATGAAGGCGCTGGGTCAGCGCTATGTTCAGTATGTAAACCGTACCTACCGGCGTAGCGGTAACTTGTGGGAAGGGCGTTTCCGCGCTTGCCTGGTACAGGCAGATACTTATTTGCTGGCTTGCCAGCGATATATTGAACTGAACCCGATTCGGGCAGCCATGGTGGCGCACCCGGCGGAGTATCGCTGGTCCAGTTACTCCGCAAACGCACAGGGTGGTGAGTACCCGCTCATCACGCCTCACCCGGTGTACAGCGCCCTAGGCCATGACGCGTCAGCCCGCCAAACTGCTTATCGCGAGCTGTTTCGGCACGAACTAGACCCGGGCTTGGTCGATGAGATTCGCCAAGCCACCAGCGGCAACTATGCATTGGGTGATGCGCGGTTTGGGGAGCAGATAGGTTTGATGCTGGGCCGCCGCGTGGTACGCGGCAAAGCAGGCCGCCCAACCAAGGCAAAAGTGCCAGATTCGCATCGCTTGTTCTAA